The following is a genomic window from Planctomycetia bacterium.
CGACGCCGCGTGAGCCGAAGCCGCCGGGAACGATGAGGCCATCGACGCCGGCGAGGCGATCGGCCACGTCTTCCAGGGGCATGTCGCTGACTTCAATCCAGTCGATGTCGACCTTGACGCCGCAGCGCGTGCCGCTGTGCTCCAGGGCCTTAATGACGGAGGCGTAGCTGTCGCGGACGCTGGTGTATTTCCCGGCAATACCGATGGTCACCTTCTGGGAGGATGATCGCAGGCGCTCGAGATAGTCCTTCCAGACGGACTCGGCCTTGCCCTCCGCCTCAACGTGAATCCGGTCGCCGATCCCAAGAATATCAACGACGGCCCGATCGAGGCCGGCCTCGCGAATCATCTCCGGAATAACATAGATCGACTCGCGATCGTGCATGGAGAAAACGCGATTGAACGGCACGCTGGAGTAAAGGGCGATTTTCTCGCGGACCTTGTTGGTGACGGGCTGAATGGCGCGGCAGGCGATGATGTGCGGCTGGATACCGCTCTCCAGGAGCTGCTTGATCCCAAGCTGCGCGGCCTTTGACTTCTGCTCGCCGAGGGCCGGCGGCTGAAGGACGTATGTCAAAGCGACGAAGCACGTACTTCCGGTGCCCTCTTCAAAGGCAAGCTGTCGCAGCGACTCGATGTAGTAGGCGTTCTCCACGTCGCCGACGGTGCCGCCGATCTCGATGAAGACGACATCGGCGTCGCTGGAGACCGCGAGTTGCCGGAGCTTGCTCTTCACCTCGCCGGTGACGTGAGGGATCATCTGGACGTCGCGGCCGAGGTAGCTGCCGCGGCGCTCCTTCTCCAGGACGGCGCTGAAGATCTGGCCGCTGGTGGCGAAGTTCTCGCGGCCCATGTTCTGATCGAGCATGCGCTCGTAGGTGCCGAGGTCCATGTCGCATTCCATTCCGTCGTCGAGGACGAAGACCTCGCCGTGGCGGAACGGATTGAGCGTGCCGGAGTCGAGATTGAGGTAGCCCTCAAGCTTGATGGGAGCGACGGTAAGGCCCTTGTCTTTGAGGACCTTGGCGAGGCTGCTGGCGAAGATGCCCTTGCCGAGGCCGGACATGACGGTGCCGAAAACGCCGACGTATTTGGTCTTGCCGGGCTTATATCCGGCGGGCATGGGTGTGTAGAACTCGGTTTCCTCGGAGGTCGCGGAGATGGCGGCGAGTGAGTGGGGGTCGCTCATAATCGGCTCCGTGTCTGGCGGTGATGGGGAGACGACGGCCCACGCGATTCATGGCGGGGAGCGACGGGCCGGTCTTGAAGGGTCATCTGTTGATTATAAGGGGGCTGTCAAGTGGGAGGAGGGAAAGGCGAGAAGGAGGCCGATGGGGCTTCGCGCGCTGCGTGGAAATGCGCGCGAGGAATGGCGTCTGAGGGGCCAACTTGCCTAGAACTGGACGCCTGCGGCGCCGAAGGCCAGTTCCGTCTGAACGGTCTTCTGGTCGCGAAACTCGACGCCGAATTCGCGGTTGAGCAGGTTGATGCCCCCGTTGTGCGGGCCGATGGCCTTGCCGGCCTCATACTTGATCATGTCGCGAACGTAACTGCTGCGGAGTCGACTGCGAAGTTGCAGGTCGGTAATTGGATTGCCTGTGAAGTGAACGCGAAGCTCGTTCATCGGTCGGCCGTCCATGAAGCCGAAGTTCTCGCGGAGATAGTCGCCTGGCGCAGCGAAACTGCCGTTGGGTTGATTGGCGCCGGCATCGCGATAGGTAAATCTGTAGCTCTTGGACGCCTTGGGCCAGCCGTAAATCGCCGCCGGACAGACGAAGATCTTTTCATCCTGGCCGAGGTAAAGCGGCATGAGGACATTGGGCAGCGAGGCCGGCCATCGCTCGCGGTCGTAGGGGTTCGTTTCTTCGTCGGTCATGGTGCTGATGTTGCCGAAGGAGGTATTGGTGAGCGAAGAGACGATGTACGGCACGCGGTTGTCGTTTGACACGCTGTAGGCCCAGATGGCACGGGCGATTTCATGCATGCGTGTCTGGCAGGACATCTTTGTGCCATGACGCCGTACCGCCGAGAGGGCGGGCAACACGATACCGACCAGCAGCGAGATGATGGAGATGACGACGAGCAACTCAATGAGCGTAAATGCTGGTCGTTTGGCCAATCGCCGAACTCTAGGAGCGTACATGGCTGACATCCTTCCGTTCAAACCGGGCGGCGGGCGACGATTCACCCGCCGCCGTGATGACTCTGTGCATCCGACGGTCCGTGTCGCATGCTCCTGACCCAATCAGCCGCGACTTACCGAGCGTCGTATCTTTCGCATCGAGAGCGCCGCGCCGATGAGCAGCAACGTGGCCACGGTCGGCTCGGGGATCGGCTCCGATTGGGCAATCAGCACCGCGTCGTAGCCGGTGGTGTCGCCGAAGATCGGGTCGAAGCTGTTATTCATGCCGAAGCCTGCCGATTCCAGATAGACGATGCGCTGCGAAAGCGGATCGACGAGCGGCAGCACGACGTTGTCCAAATAGGAACCGAGATCACCGCCGAAATCGGTCAGCGGAAGGCCGCCGTTGTTGGGGGCGCTGAACTGGTCGCTTGCCGGGCCGTTGGTGATAGTGGCAATGGGCGGCGCGCCGCCGGACTGGACATACATTCCGCCGACGTTTGCGGAGTTCACGGTCGGCCAGAGGGTCGAACCGAGACCAAGGCCGGTGAGTGTCGGGAAGTTCCCGTTGATGTCGCGTTCGATGACCCAGCCGCGGAAGCTGCCGAGGTACTGAAACGTCCCGAGGGTTGAGGCGGTCGAACTGGTCGGGTCGATCGAGTCGTGCCAGATCTCGTAGCCGAGATTGCTGACCTGATAG
Proteins encoded in this region:
- the pyrG gene encoding CTP synthase (glutamine hydrolyzing), with translation MPAGYKPGKTKYVGVFGTVMSGLGKGIFASSLAKVLKDKGLTVAPIKLEGYLNLDSGTLNPFRHGEVFVLDDGMECDMDLGTYERMLDQNMGRENFATSGQIFSAVLEKERRGSYLGRDVQMIPHVTGEVKSKLRQLAVSSDADVVFIEIGGTVGDVENAYYIESLRQLAFEEGTGSTCFVALTYVLQPPALGEQKSKAAQLGIKQLLESGIQPHIIACRAIQPVTNKVREKIALYSSVPFNRVFSMHDRESIYVIPEMIREAGLDRAVVDILGIGDRIHVEAEGKAESVWKDYLERLRSSSQKVTIGIAGKYTSVRDSYASVIKALEHSGTRCGVKVDIDWIEVSDMPLEDVADRLAGVDGLIVPGGFGSRGVEGKISCVQHARVHGIPYLGLCYGFQLAVIEYARNVCGLDGAGSTEFNPECKHPVIDFLPEQKQIEGLGASMRLGGHDVVLKPNSLACKLYNGSPEIRLRFRHRYEVDPRYIEQLESAGLVFSGKAPDFPIMQVLELPTEVHPYFVATQAHPELTSRPLRPDPFFLGLVKAAIARRNPAPIADIAVEI
- a CDS encoding type II secretion system protein — translated: MYAPRVRRLAKRPAFTLIELLVVISIISLLVGIVLPALSAVRRHGTKMSCQTRMHEIARAIWAYSVSNDNRVPYIVSSLTNTSFGNISTMTDEETNPYDRERWPASLPNVLMPLYLGQDEKIFVCPAAIYGWPKASKSYRFTYRDAGANQPNGSFAAPGDYLRENFGFMDGRPMNELRVHFTGNPITDLQLRSRLRSSYVRDMIKYEAGKAIGPHNGGINLLNREFGVEFRDQKTVQTELAFGAAGVQF